The stretch of DNA AATTTCTAGGACAATATACTTATATATCTCGatttatgggcgtttttcaacAAAATCGTGATATTTTGTcctagccactttaaaaaaaatatgtgtttgatctttacaaGTGAGTTTTTGTGCAGTTAGTACATGGaattaaatttaacatttttaagcaaagaaacatactTTTTTTAGAGGGACTAATAAGCTATTGATTCCTGAATTATTAAAACCCAAATTAGCATGTCCTTAGACGCCCTATTCAGCATTCATTCTCAAtgttttcaagagatatgaacataagggtcttacaaaagaagttatgcttttataacggcagttTAATTGTTGGAAAAAAAGCACATCATATGGACCAGAGTGAtatcgtatttttgttaatgtccactacgaaacggttcaaatctccttcagtatctggttttaaaatcatgaaaaaaatatcagtgtacagcttagtTAAAATTGAcacgtaaattttatggacaccatcacgaattagttgatccatacgatgtgtctttgaccaaactagctaaggacatttttaccacatggtagattgtggtttgtcattacgtcgtctaatcttttaattaccgaatgtgacttattcccgattgtgactgttttgctgagtgtgaattcgcattactataagacgtgttacggtacttatatctatcccaaattcatgtatttagtttgatgttatatttgtaattctcatcggattttgtcaaattggttgacgtattttctattatattcatttgttatggtaaagaaaattaatcaccgccttcatttattagatttgattttgttcaacgtaatctttACGATAtgttacgtttgaagttagattcaaaacaaaccggacacatatataatatagttaattgctattaattagtattgcaatgtgcattgtgtttaaatgtaatatcagtatttagttctattataatcttaaatcaatcctatttctatcttatttttgagatatagtttttttcaaatgtgacgccatttttgtgatgtttcagaaattcaaatgtaacataatttttgtgccttttcaccacttcgtatgtgacgttttttttatgactttttgcgttgaggcctagACTAAGTCGGGTGTGTTTATTTTCCGTGTTGGTCtccaatgtattatgtattcgggttttgttttctgtaataagttaagacgtcagttttattatgtatatctgttatattcatttgataaaatttactgtttgcaattgcataaattgttctaaataataaggatattcttatcacaagcaaaaaaccctagccgtatttggcacaacctttttcaacttttgatcctcagtgctgtacaactttgtaccttttttgactttcgaacttttatatctgggcgtcactggtaagtcttttgtggacgaggcgcgtttttgacatattgaattttaaacctgatgccttttgttatctattattcatgtgtttctttgcctaatacgttctcctatttatttgtattgtagtcctgtaatattatgttgtcattttaatgttatctttaacaatgccattaaagtgcgaggtttggcatgtcacaaaaccaggttcaacccaccattttttttctttaaaaatgtcctgtaccaagtcaggaaaatggccattgttatatcatagatcgtttctgtgtgtgtaacatttttacgttgtgtttccgttgtgtcgtctGTTTTCTCCTAAATTtcagtgtgaattcacattaccttaagacgtgtcacggtacttttctatcccaaattcatgtatttggttttgatgttttatttgttattctcatcggattttgtctaatgctaagtccgttgctgtgtgtgtttcattttaatgttgtgtcgttgttttccacttatatttaatgtgttacctcagttttagtttgttaccccgattttgttttttgtccatagatttacgagttttgaacagcgtattcttgttactattgcaatatagggattgtggggggggggggggggggggggggtgtgtgataaaacatgtaaaaatgtcCACTACAAaacggtcacctacgaaacaagtattggagtatttgtatttttcaattatattcgtgcaaaaaaataatatgttatcAACATAGAATAGGATCAAACTGTTTCTGGCGAATACTTTTAACGTTATTCCTACTTCATTATGGCATAATAGGATATGGGCTAGAATTGGATCAGCAGTGGCTTCCGGGGGGATAGCACATATAGCCACCtgcaataaatgatttaaaacaatattttctacatttattatgtttttattcaggataaatcaatgtttttaacagTCTTAATCACAAATCTGATGTAGGATGACACCCGACAATTATTGCCATATATCATAACTTCCTTTAAAATTGCCTCTTCGCTCATGCCAATATTTTGTGACATTCCTAGTTCTTGgagttttctgtattttaacatAGTTCGTGTTTTTCCGATTTCCAAATTTCTCGAAGCTTGTTCAACCTTccaattttatgatataatagTATGCAGCTGTTTTCATTAGAACTATTGATAATATATGcacaaaaagaaatgtcataagatgttgAAGCGTGATTAATTCATCACCATAATTTCATCGCGTGCTACCATATATACGtttttagtgtcaatatcaataaaacactatccagttacgattatcttctcattttttaataccataattacgattatcttttttccgagttacgattatcatcccgaatttttcaacagCAATTTTCAAAGcacttagacaattccagtgcaccgttacgattcaaatatgatgtaatggtaaagaaaaaccttgcagctgattTACTATTGACGTTTTACAAAATGGACGATATTCCATGATATTTCAAATCTTTATTGAAGATTAGAATAATACAGTTTTAATTTTGTAGTTTTAGtgaaaatatctttttatatatatcatttgcTATCCCTTTTATGCTTTGAAAATGGAATGCCTGTATAATCAAGTTACTGATTCCTACTTCTCGTTCTTGGTAACACGCTGTTGTACTGGGGATATCATGCACATTTCAATTCAAGACTTAACtctcattaatttttatttgttttgacgTTTAAAACTTCTCccagcatttattttttgataaatatccTTTATCATTCAAGGCTCCAGAAAATATAAGGATTCGGCATGAAACCGAAAAATGATCGGCAACGCCTcgtattttatatttaaacttgCTTCATTCCGGGAATTTAAACAATCTCCATCAATTTCACTTAAGGATGCAAATTATCCCAATATTTCGTTAACACTTGCTTATGGCAAATCTTATTGATAGTTGATTTCAAAATCTAATGATCGGCAAGatgtggtatattttttttaatgttcaactgcataaattaaaggcaacagtaagtagtatactgctgttcggaAGTTCttaatcgattgaaagaaaacaaatccgggttacaaacgtacaataagataacaactgccatttacctgacttggtacaggacattttaagaaaacatggtgtgttgaacctggttttgttgctaAACCCACACATTATTattgttaataataataataataataataataataataataataataataataataataataataaacaatatgAGAGGGACAATGGAGATACATATACAACGAAACTTGCTATAGGGATGTATTTAGATAGAAAGGTAATCATTGAGAAaaaatgtagatcaatttgacaATATTTCTTGTGTCCAATTAAAGTTATATTTGTATCGAATAAATTTCACAGAAGCATACACGATTAACAGGTGCAGTTTTATTTCtaataatttgtcttttttttattttacattattaatTGTATTCTAGACCAAAAGTCAAAGTAATTTTGTACATGAATTTTGTTTAATGTACATGTTTGTAAAACTATCTGCCATGTGGGGATATGTATAATGCCTTGTGGGTAGATTAACTTGCATGATTCATATAATTTTGTAAAGCAGTCAAAATATATGCAATTTGTGAtggacaaggttttttttttatcaaaaattgtaaaattgtgGTTGTTCTAGAAACAAAATAGGTCTGGGtctttgaacaacggtatactactgttgactttttCTAACATAGAGTGAGTAGTTAGCGTTATCGATACTAAatcatcaaaaatataattacttaATATCGTTTTTATGGTATCAATAATCTATGAGTGTCTATTAACTAGTATAGTACCCTGCAAAAAGTCTAAACATTAACAGTTCCTTTCTACCGTTGACTTTCTGCAACAACAAGTTATCAGTAGAGTAAATCGTACATATTCACCTGATAAATTTGATTCGTTTTGTATACTTATACTTTATAGTCCGAAATTATACGTAAATTCCTGTCTTTTTCTACTCACGGAATTGAATTGTTATCAAAGGTTGCCTTGTTCTCATAGTATTTTTCATTATACATTAAGAGTTAATATTTTTACCGACagttattcattttttataaaaaagggaGAATTTACCAAGTCTAAAACCACAAGTGGAGTAAAAAAGATATATCATGACAAAGAGAAAAAGACGTACAATCAgacaatagaataaaaaaaaaaatgaataatataatataaaaaatcattttggtTGAATGTTAGTACTTttgtaaatacacaaaaaaaaaacaggtttcaatccaacattttcttcacaagaaaatgcctgtaccaagtcaggaatatgacagttgtcatccattcgtttgatgtgtttgagctttttattttgccatttgattagggactttccgttttgaattttctcggagttcagtatttttgtgattttacttgttaCAACGTCAGTCACATGTTCAATTCTGAAGTATTGACTCATGATTTTGGTCGAGCTTTATATTTTTTACAGGAACAGTGATAGATCAATTTGAATAAACACAATTCACGCATgatgatgttatttttaaataaatatttatacttaaattttacttaaaaaccTGGACCTTTACTTACATTTTGTGGATTTTGATAAACATGACCACACCAAAGACTAAAAATAAACACTCCTGTGGTAGTATATTATTGAATGTGTTTTAGGAACAGTTTCATAAAAACAATTATACTGTAGATTACGTTTTACAAGTGTTTTTACAATGGTACACATAAACTCCGCTTAAAATGATAGACTGAATacacaaattaattttattattattgtacaTAAAGCAACAATGAAGCGGTATTTCATTTAAATTGATGTTGACCAAGAAACAGTAATGGATCCATATTCATTGTTCCGAACGGATCTTGAGTAGTTCCCCAATTGTTACTATTACCCCACTGGTTATTGTTATTACTCAGCACTCCATGTTTGAGATCCCGCTGAATCTGGAACGGTTTCATTTGTTGTTTGTTCCACATATTTCCATCTGTCTGTTGGTTGTTATTTGGCCATCTTGTTTTCCTGATCTGTTCATTATTCACCGTTTgctgtttgttgttatttttaacattgttgTTAAGGGTATTCCATACGTTAGTTGACTTATGCTTAAACTGGTTATTTGGTagtttttgattattttgattattattattactaaTTAGTGGCTTTTGACTCTGGTTATTTGGTAGttcttgattattattattattgttcatTTGTGGCTTTTTAGCCTCGTGGATAGTTGTtagtttttgattatttttattgtcaatttgtgGCTTTTTCGCCTGGATAGGTGGTAGTTTTGGATTACTATTAGTCATTTGTCGCCTGCTTTTAAACTTGGTTTGATCGTTCGTTTTTCTTTCTTCATTTGTTGCAATCTCAACTTTTTCAGCGGTTGAATGAGAAGTGGTTTTCACAATACCACCAACAGTATTTACTTCATCTGGTTTTGAATTTGAAGGATTTAAAACTCCCGATACAACCTGCCCATTTTGTACATTTGAGTTGCGCTGGACAAACTTTCCTGCTGCTTGATTTTCTGGGCTGTTCTTGTTTATAGTCTCAACGATATACCCAGTTCCAGAGGAATATCCCATTCCACCAGACAAACCACCACTTAGTATTGGATTCAGTGAAGATCCATCCATGACAAAACCTATATCTGCAGCAACTTTGTCTGCATCCTGACTTGATGAAATGAATCTTTGTTGTATGTGCTGATTTACTGCTGTATTTTGATTACTGTTGGTACGAGACAAACTTTTGTCAGTTGTTGATTTTACTTGATCAATAACAGTTTTCTGACCGTCTTgagtatttgatattttttctattgTAGGTTTATTCACAAGTACCTCGCTTGTGGGTATATCCTTATTTTTCATTAAACTACTTGTTACATCTTCGACTGTATTCTTGGTTACGTCGCTTGAACTTGAACTTGCAGTATGTGACCATTTGATTTCAGGTTTTACTACTTCTTTAGGTTTAATAGTTTCATAGATCGGTCTATGTACTCCTAAACCAAGAGAATGTTTGATTTTAGAAACTGCTATATCATTAAATTGTGTAATAGGTTTATCAACAGGCAATTTAGCAGGGGCAATCGTTGGTAATGTTTCCTCTTTATCCATTTTAATATTATCTTCCAAGAGTAATTGTTCATTGTTAGTGCTGgtctttttatcaattatattaaGATTCCCACTAGTGAATATTTTTTCGTTAGGATTTCCAACAGGCGTGCACGTACATTGGCATTGTAATGTTCCATCATGTGACGTATGTAAAAGTCCACTAACCACTGTCAAAAAGGCGAAGATAAGAATGGGGATCATCATATTTCGTAtctgaataaataaatgaaaataatattagtAATACTTGacacataaaaagacaaaaaacatttACACGTTTAATTGCTAATTCTAGCCTGGACATAAGATCATCTATACCGTTTTAAAAGGACTGCAACACATTAATGATATGATGAGTTTAACATCTCAAGGGTATCCCACGCAGGGTTATGTGTAGGAAGAAATTTTGCCCATGCACATACTTAtcatttgattttcccatttgattagggacttcccgtTTATAatcttcctcggagttcagtatttttgtgattttactttatactcaAATGTTCAATGAAGGTCACCCTACATATATATACAAGCATCCATACTATATGtacagacaataacaatcaaaaccaaggagtaaacaaagactcacaaaaccaaaggacatttacatcaacagttataaataataattaagaaacaacacgaactccactaaaaactgggagtgaaatcaggtgctccggaagggtaagcatttcctgcaccatatacggcacccgtcgtgttatttcttcgTTCAGTTGGTAATggtggaaggttattatgactgaggaagaatatcagatatgatttctgacacatttttgtcataatggccaatcagctcatgatggcgaccgtaaaatttcttgagtaatgaccttaatttcatagccctgtcttagcaacatttgagaaagcagtattcctcgttcaacaaaatcaacgtactttgagctagctctagagtaacgtacatatatactccatatgctggtgccgctgggatgaagatacacaaaaatggaaactataaggaaattaaaatcatcgcgtttgtcataaattttggtattcaacctaccatcagtagtcatttcgagaaaaaaggtctaaatatgaagcagatttatctgtgtcggtagtatttttaatttcaagttcacttggatatatttaatgtaagtgatcactgaatctattattattaagagataGTACATCATCAAAATACCGAAagatgaaattaaaagactgggctgatttcttttctcctttctgtacaagcccttggataaattctgctttgtaggaatataaaaacaaacctgcaaatagaggagcgcaattggtacccattgggatgCCAATAGTCTTTCTCTCTATCTGTCAAAATCAGTTGTGATTAATTAAAACAGTTTTAAGATTAACCAGAAAGAACAAACGTTCATATGCTGACATTTGGGTGTCATTTGGTTGAAATTTCCCTGACGTATATCTCTAatctttttattcatgaaaactgatacaaaaaaaaagccccccccccccccaaaaaaaaaaaaaaaaccaaagcaaaCTAAAACTTAAACTGAAAAGATAAGTTTCGTTGATATTTCTGACGATAAGGAATAATTAAACGCGTTGAAGGTATGATTAGAAGAATAATAGACTTTTCCGTGTTAATGGCTAGTAAGTAAGTACTGAAAGGCAGTTGTAATAAGTTACCATAATTTTTATTCACATTTGTCCTCGAGGAAGTACTCAAATCGACATGCCAATGAGGAGTGTTTGAAGAAAATTCATTCAGAAAGTAGACATCttaagataagataaataagaACAACAAGCATAAGCATTATCCAATTCAGAACAAACTTATGGCGTGTTTTTCTCTGATATATTTtggataaaattgaaaattgaaatggggaatatgtcaaagagacaacaacccaagcAAAGAGCATGGATGTCTACTCCAAATGTTATTACAAATAACAACTTtcgtatttttgtatttctaatCGCAAGAATCGTTATAATGTATGTATTAAAGGAGGTGTAACTAGAATGTATATACTTTGAGAAGTACAGTGCTCACGTTTTCCATAAATTTTTGTGCTTTCTGTCAATATCATATGCGATCTCAGTCTTTAatatttcatgttacattttctattcttttgtttgtcatttggtctttttctttttttttggccatgtcgattttattttattttcaacttgtGAGTTTGAAAGTCCATAAATTTCGCCTATCTATTTCGGTTTCTGCTACGAATAAAGTTGTATTCCCTTTATCGAAACATTATAGCAGTAGTTCATCTAAGATGATAATTggtaaaatgtaattttgaattgtaaacaaaagacaaaaaaaatagtaGCTTACCATTCTGTATAGTTCTTTACTTCGAACAAATCCACTCCTAACAGTTTACATACAAACACGCGCTAGTTAAAAGAGGGTCTAAACCAAGCAAGACAATGACAGTTGTTTCCTGAAGCATTGATAagtatttctttcaaataaatgacaaccaaatcaaaaaatattaaattgtcaATGTATAATTAAATTGTTGTCAGTATTACGTAATTAAAAGAGACAGTTTCGGCACAAGTTATAAATAAGAACTACATCCGAAAGACCCCTTATCCTtaattatgaattaaaaaatcTGCATATGACACTGTAactaattatttaatttaaataataagtTGGTCCTGTCAGATCTTGACATGCGGAGATGTGGTTTAAGTTTTAATTATATTCTTTCAAAATATGTTATActggtgtttttgttgtttctatCTATGCAAGTGTAACGTTCTCTTTAATTACATGTAACTACATGACATATTTTGGCTAAAgacatgttttgtttattaaactttaaacCTGGTTGAATTTTATTTGTAACTTTGCGaacaaattttctatagtagTCTGTACAACCCTTATCTTAATAGGCTATGTATGATACATATAGTTAAAGAACAAAATAATGTTATGAAAGTCCAGTTATTAAGCACGTCCGGGATGAAGTCTtggattttgaaatgttttacattgtcatttcggggccttttatagctgactatgcggtatgggctttgctcattgttgaagtccgtacggtgacctatagttctttatttctgtgttattttggtctcttgtggaaagttgtatcattgataataataccatatcttctttttttatattaagcatTTACATAgatatcaaaagtaccaggattataatttattacgcaagacgcgcgtttcgtcttcataagactcatcagtgacgctcatatcaaattatctataaagccaaacaagtacaaagatgaagagcatagaggatcctgGTCCAAAATTCCAataacgttttgccaaatacggcttatgtaatctttgcctgggataataaaatccttagtttgtcggaaaattcaaagttttgtacacagaaaatttataaaaatgaccacattatagatattcatgtcaacaccgaagtgttgactactgggctggtgataccatcgggaacgaaacgtcatccagcagtggtgtaaatagttatcaaaggtaccaggattataatttattacgccagacgcgcgtttcgtcttcataagactcatcagtgacgctcatatcaaaatatttataaagccaaagaagtacaaagttgaagagcattgaggatccaaaattccaaaaacgttttgccaaatacggctaaggtaatctttgcacGGGCATATTATGATCTGGGAGTGTAAAGAATTAGAATTGATAAATTAATGGAGAACCAACGATCACCCATGTTATCAGTTGCCTCAGTTATAAGTCTGTTATGTAACAGGGGGAATTTTTTGACATGACTATTTTAGTTTttcttcgacttatgagttttgaatgtaCCATTGGTATCTTAATTCCGTCTCTCCTAGTTAAATGAGTAAGTGCTACGAATACACGCTTAATTTGGGGGATCCAATTTATTGAAATTGATTAATTATATAACTATTTACATATTCATGTATAGTGTTACCGTTACTTTGACCTCCTACTAATTACAAAGACATGTAGTTTACATTACACATCTCATTAAGCATTTTCTCACTTGATGTATAGGTTGCTTGTTAAATTTGAACAAATACCAACTGTCAAGCAGCTGAATATGAAATTAGATCAAAATAAACTACGTTCCTAAAAAAGCTCTTACATATGGTTTGTGTTCTCTTCGAAGACGTTATGTattgtaattttacaaaaaaaaaacccaaaacatttttgtaattgtataataaaaatgaaagaatgaaCGATCGcgaatgattaaaatttaaaaaattgtcaaGTTGATTTCACATTTCCTCTGTAAATAACTGCGGgaaattattttatacaatatagtttgTGCATTATAAGTTCATACACGGCTGAGTGCAAACCAATTGCTATAGAAGTCTGTACAACCCTTATTTTTATAGGCTATGTATGATAAATATAGCTAAAGAATAAACCAATGTTATGCAGGTCCAGTAACTAAGCACGTCCGGGATGAAATCGGGGGAAATTTTTACCGCCGCTGAAAAATGAGGGTATTGTTGATAGACATTTACCCTTGAAACATGTTACGTACGAACGTATCAAACAGTTTCGAGGGTTCCTCACGTGCACAAAGCGTGGCACTCTCTGTACACGAGGCATTGACTTCTACATCgtcattctgaccggacgtggctgcgtacttatacatcccacacAGCCTAACGGACGCCCCATTTATGCAAGGGCTATATTGACGGTCGGAAGAAATCATTTCTCTCTTGGTGGATTGAAGATTTTCAAGAAACTATATGGTGTTGAAGACTATCACGACAAGTCGGAAAATGTATGTTTGTGTGGATCTTCAGAGTGAGCGTTTATAACAAACGTCTCAACTTGCCAGCCCACCCTCAAGTTTTCACAATTCACAATTTCAGTAATAAGTATAACAAGCTTCTAATGCATCTATCTCCTTAGACATGATAGAAGGACTGTGTGTGTTTGTTTCCTATGAAGTGTTTTGTTGTCTACTGCTGGTATTTCCGACATAAAAATTCCTTCGTTTTTCTTTTGACCGTTTTTCATCGACATATACCTGTCTTATTGGTATTGTTTTTACTTATTGCCAGATAAAAACAGCACATAAAGAGTGTATAagccatttaatttttttattgctgaaaaaaattgtttgtttttatagtgattgagaCTATAGCACAATTATGACTACTCTGTCCcaatttatgacatttttattgagtatgtttgtttgtttttgctcacaaactgttgtcaatataatggaactcgatgtgactgtcatacaattaagagaagatttggtatgagtgccaattaagAAAGTAAATTACCTCAAGATGTATATTTGGTTATTTCTGTTATTGGGCTCATTAAAACACCTCTATTTTTAATAGAAACcagtttattgttgaagactgtatgttgattCTCTGGGTTTCAAAGTAAAAGAAAATCCGTACGTAAATTAAACACCTTAATATACAATCGTTGCGGCCCATCGTAGAACCCCGGAATATAATGACAAATATTGTTCGATTGAAAAATAGAGGAAAATTAACTAAATTGTATTGTAATGCTCATGAGATCATTTTGGGTCTGTTATAGCCGAATTTACGGTATAGGTTTTctaattgttaaaggccatacaatTGCCTATAATTGATTAGAtctttcatttgaactttgtatcattgacaatcataccacatctccttatttgtatataaataatcaaacaaataattaaacaatTCTGCAATATATAATTACCATTCCAAAACAAAGTTAATcactaaatttatttattatatttcaatactttccatgacattttttttatcgaCTGATGAGTTTGAAGATCCCTTTGTATCTTTCGCTTATTGTTTATAACAATAAAAATGCGTAAGTGCACAACATCTTTTTCACATGTAACTGACTGTTATATACAAACGAGatccaaaaataatttatatatgagttttgaaaaGGAAATGAAGTATGTAACCTGCTAATTTATTGATTGTAAACTATACACGACACAGAAAGCAATGAAAAGATGTCCATAGTGACAACAAAATATTCATACATTATTCATGTGACAAAAACCTCAATAAAGACATCATATACAACGATAGTAAAAGCAGATGATTTATTAATCAGATGAACTTGGTATTTCAGTACCTAACATATTAGTTACCGTTATTATAGGCTTAAAGTTTGTTCCGTCTTAGATTGTCTCATATACAA from Mytilus galloprovincialis chromosome 2, xbMytGall1.hap1.1, whole genome shotgun sequence encodes:
- the LOC143063842 gene encoding uncharacterized protein LOC143063842, with the protein product MMIPILIFAFLTVVSGLLHTSHDGTLQCQCTCTPVGNPNEKIFTSGNLNIIDKKTSTNNEQLLLEDNIKMDKEETLPTIAPAKLPVDKPITQFNDIAVSKIKHSLGLGVHRPIYETIKPKEVVKPEIKWSHTASSSSSDVTKNTVEDVTSSLMKNKDIPTSEVLVNKPTIEKISNTQDGQKTVIDQVKSTTDKSLSRTNSNQNTAVNQHIQQRFISSSQDADKVAADIGFVMDGSSLNPILSGGLSGGMGYSSGTGYIVETINKNSPENQAAGKFVQRNSNVQNGQVVSGVLNPSNSKPDEVNTVGGIVKTTSHSTAEKVEIATNEERKTNDQTKFKSRRQMTNSNPKLPPIQAKKPQIDNKNNQKLTTIHEAKKPQMNNNNNNQELPNNQSQKPLISNNNNQNNQKLPNNQFKHKSTNVWNTLNNNVKNNNKQQTVNNEQIRKTRWPNNNQQTDGNMWNKQQMKPFQIQRDLKHGVLSNNNNQWGNSNNWGTTQDPFGTMNMDPLLFLGQHQFK